Proteins from a single region of Brassica napus cultivar Da-Ae unplaced genomic scaffold, Da-Ae ScsIHWf_469;HRSCAF=716, whole genome shotgun sequence:
- the LOC125604135 gene encoding uncharacterized protein LOC125604135 translates to MSHRYSREDKKKWISTRDQLSRKPPAQIPEIDTTVLIDENKFTLIGRVTNPAVQNTKALVEFFLQHGNVSGRLTGRDMGPLLFQFRFDNERDLLTILNKAPFHFKRWMIIVQRWEPVISDKFPALLPFWIQINGVPLHYWDDTALRAIGNEIGTVEACIPTQARVRVSINGLNPLEMFRDFTLPSGETIEVEFTYENLQKHCFRCYSLGHEKDACPLVEDSRERDRSPHRLSTSQKNTMASLDENRRKYEERRNGKSNQNRQMRESSSTFSKRNYYEDRRTDSRHNSRRNQSYEPFTSEYRRGREDYILGRSFSRESGARAEINPRNSVFPSKTAEAHDRVRANSNRRLEERRAPSHDSVLQAPTLPAPIPHSTDLRRALSRRDEGEVSAEQVSSGRRPIKERLMLADNPHSTDLRRSLTVRDKGGESGGLSLADRHCSCF, encoded by the coding sequence ATGAGCCACCGATACTCAAGAGAGGACAAGAAGAAATGGATCTCGACTAGAGACCAGTTGAGCCGCAAGCCTCCTGCCCAAATTCCAGAGATTGATACAACGGTTCTAATAGATGAGAACAAGTTTACCCTTATTGGGAGAGTAACAAACCCTGCAGTTCAGAACACCAAAGCTCTGGTGGAATTCTTTCTTCAACACGGGAATGTCTCTGGGCGCCTCACTGGAAGAGACATGGGACCCCTCCTTTTCCAGTTCCGGTTCGACAATGAAAGAGACCTGCTCACCATTCTCAACAAGGCTCCTTTCCACTTCAAAAGATGGATGATTATTGTTCAACGTTGGGAACCAGTGATCTCTGACAAGTTCCCAGCTCTCTTACCATTCTGGATTCAGATTAATGGAGTTCCCCTACACTACTGGGATGATACAGCTCTACGTGCCATTGGAAACGAAATAGGCACGGTGGAAGCATGCATACCAACTCAAGCTCGAGTTCGGGTTAGCATCAATGGACTCAACCCCCTGGAGATGTTCAGAGATTTCACTCTACCCTCGGGAGAAACAATAGAGGTGGAATTTACTTATGAAAACCTGCAGAAACACTGCTTCAGATGTTACTCTCTTGGCCATGAAAAAGATGCCTGCCCTCTGGTGGAGGATTCTAGGGAGCGTGACAGAAGTCCTCACAGGCTTAGTACCTCTCAAAAGAATACCATGGCTAGCCTTGATGAGAACAGGAGGAAGTATGAAGAGAGGAGGAATGGAAAAAGTAATCAAAACCGACAGATGAGAGAATCTTCATCCACATTCTCCAAAAGGAACTACTACGAAGATCGtagaacagattcaagacacaACTCACGTCGTAATCAAAGCTACGAACCTTTCACTAGTGAATACCGTAGAGGCCGTGAAGACTACATTTTAGGAAGGTCCTTCTCACGGGAATCTGGAGCTAGAGCCGAAATAAATCCCAGGAACTCAGTCTTTCCAAGTAAGACAGCAGAAGCACATGATCGAGTCAGAGCTAACAGTAACCGCAGACTGGAGGAAAGGCGAGCTCCTAGCCATGATTCTGTATTACAAGCTCCGACACTACCAGCCCCTATACCACACTCAACGGACCTAAGAAGAGCTCTTTCCCGTAGAGATGAAGGGGAAGTTTCAGCGGAACAAGTTTCTTCTGGACGTCGGCCTATTAAAGAAAGACTGATGCTAGCTGATAACCCTCACTCTACTGACTTAAGGCGATCTCTAACAGTTAGAGATAAGGGGGGAGAATCGGGAGGACTTTCTTTAGCTGATAGACATTGCTCATGTTTCTAA
- the LOC125604136 gene encoding uncharacterized protein LOC125604136, with translation MNDALTRIPDKSEIKQAVFSINPDKAPGPDGFSASFYQSFWDIIGDDVAAEVGSFFTTNTLDARFNETHVRLIPKTKGAKTVADYRPIALCSKHYKIIAKVLTSRLQPVLQTVVSKNQSAFVKGRAIADNVLITHEVLHYLQTSGASVRCAMAVKTDMSKAYDRIEWNFMERVLTRLGFHPTWVVWIMECIRSVSYSFLINGAAQGKVTPSRGIRQGDPLSPYLFILCTEVLSQLCLKSMNDGKMAGIKVARSCPPINHLLFADDTMFFTKTNVSSCEALKRILNLYEEASGQCINLGKSAITFSSKTPSEVKDRVKNFLNIHNEGGVGKYLGLPEHFGRKKRDIFVSLIDRIRQKSISWTTRYLSSAGKQVLLQAVLAALPTYTMSCFKLPLSICKQIQSVLTRFWWDAKPAVRKLCWVSWNRLTRPKGIGGLGFREVEQFNNALLAKLAWRILKEPQSLLAQTLLGKYCVNASFLGCTAPAVASHGWRGILAGREVIRKGLGWIVGNGKDIRVWAEPWLSLERPMTPVGPPTQANLNLCVADFLLPASNSWNLQMIREHLPHYEEAIKSIITSDCDMKDELVWLNDKSGMYTTRSGYALAKINSDPDPLDHFDWKKWIWSLNTSSKLKHLLWKANAGALPVGAALQNRGIAIDDKCVRCGAVETEIHVLLHCPFATEVWTKLPCLNSPSSIQQPPMSVPELLDSCSRIVTLPPVGLGTTPISPWVIWNLWTNRNKLLFDDKEYTIDETVLKILKDSRAWAGAQDKQEKIMLPQNVDLSRRVSNSHVPQSSHVAGPSWSVFSDAAWDSVSGNCGMGWHFRDNMSSPAGSTSSKRHSVSSALVAEALALKAAITEAANRGIDSLRVFSDSKTLISLLATKKNNIWIQGTLFDIHHLSSSFSSISFCFIPRVGNAMADTLAKAALRSLNNSPLVDE, from the coding sequence ATGAATGATGCCTTGACTAGGATACCAGACAAGTCCGAAATCAAACAAGCGGTATTCTCCATTAACCCGGACAAAGCACCAGGACCAGACGGTTTCTCTGCGAGTTTTTACCAAAGTTTCTGGGACATTATTGGAGATGATGTAGCTGCTGAAGTCGGGTCTTTTTTCACGACCAACACACTCGATGCTCGCTTCAATGAGACTCATGTCAGGTTAATTCCGAAGACTAAAGGAGCAAAGACAGTTGCGGATTACAGGCCCATCGCCTTATGTAGTAAGCACTACAAGATCATTGCAAAGGTGCTCACATCGCGTCTTCAACCAGTGCTCCAAACCGTAGTCTCAAAGAACCAGTCTGCTTTCGTTAAAGGGCGCGCAATAGCTGACAACGTACTCATTACCCACGAAGTTCTTCACTATCTACAGACCTCGGGTGCTAGTGTTCGGTGTGCAATGGCAGTTAAAACCGACATGAGCAAAGCGTACGACCGCATTGAATGGAACTTTATGGAGAGAGTACTAACAAGATTGGGTTTTCACCCCACTTGGGTGGTCTGGATTATGGAGTGTATCCGCTCAGTCTCCTACTCCTTCTTAATAAATGGCGCAGCACAAGGAAAGGTAACCCCTTCAAGGGGTATCCGCCAAGGAGATCCCCTATCACCTTACCTTTTCattctatgcacggaagttCTCTCGCAGCTCTGCCTCAAATCCATGAACGATgggaaaatggctggaatcaaAGTGGCCCGAAGCTGCCCTCCAATCAACCACTTACTTTTTGCGGACGACACAAtgttttttacaaaaacaaatgtGTCCAGCTGCGAGGCCCTGAAACGCATCCTGAACTTGTATGAAGAAGCATCGGGGCAGTGTATTAACCTTGGGAAGTCAGCTATTACCTTCTCATCTAAGACTCCAAGTGAAGTTAAGGATCGAGTCAAAAACTTCCTCAATATCCACAATGAAGGTGGAGTGGGAAAATATTTGGGTCTCCCCGAGCATTTCggaaggaagaagagagacaTCTTCGTAAGCCTCATTGATAGAATCAGACAAAAATCGATCAGCTGGACCACGAGATATCTATCAAGCGCCGGGAAACAAGTTCTTCTACAAGCAGTGTTAGCAGCCTTGCCGACGTACACAATGTCCTGTTTTAAATTGCCCCTCTCGATCTGTAAACAAATTCAGAGCGTCCTAACGCGGTTCTGGTGGGATGCGAAACCAGCAGTAAGAAAGCTCTGCTGGGTGTCCTGGAATAGACTTACTAGACCAAAAGGGATTGGAGGTTTGGGTTTCAGAGAAGTAGAACAGTTCAACAATGCTCTATTGGCAAAACTAGCTTGGAGGATACTAAAAGAACCCCAGTCTCTTCTTGCACAGACTTTACTTGGGAAGTATTGTGTAAATGCCTCATTCTTAGGTTGCACGGCACCTGCAGTAGCCTCCCACGGATGGAGGGGAATACTAGCAGGAAGAGAGGTTATCCGCAAAGGACTTGGTTGGATTGTGGGAAACGGGAAAGACATTCGGGTTTGGGCAGAGCCTTGGCTCAGTTTGGAGAGACCCATGACCCCTGTAGGCCCGCCTACCCAAGCTAATCTCAATCTCTGTGTGGCGGACTTTCTTTTACCTGCATCCAACAGTTGGAACCTTCAAATGATCAGAGAGCATTTGCCTCATTATGAGGAGGCTATAAAGTCAATTATCACTAGCGACTGTGATATGAAGGATGAATTGGTGTGGCTGAATGATAAATCGGGTATGTACACAACGAGATCAGGCTATGCATTGGCAAAGATCAACTCAGACCCGGATCCACTAGACCACTTTGACTGGAAGAAGTGGATATGGTCCCTCAACACCTCATCAAAACTCAAGCATCTACTCTGGAAGGCCAACGCTGGAGCCCTTCCCGTTGGTGCCGCACTACAAAACAGGGGAATCGCCATTGATGATAAATGCGTGAGGTGTGGTGCGGTCGAAACTGAGATCCATGTTCTGCTCCACTGTCCTTTTGCTACCGAAGTTTGGACCAAACTTCCTTGCCTTAATTCCCCGTCTTCTATACAACAACCTCCAATGTCGGTCCCAGAACTTTTGGACAGTTGCAGTAGAATCGTTACTTTGCCTCCGGTAGGACTAGGAACAACGCCTATCTCCCCATGGGTGATTTGGAACCTCTGGACCAATAGAAACAAGCTACTGTTTGATGATAAAGAGTACACGATTGATGAAACGGTCTTGAAAATCCTTAAAGACTCTCGAGCTTGGGCAGGAGCTCAAGACAAGCAGGAAAAAATAATGTTGCCACAGAATGTGGATCTCTCTCGCCGTGTGTCTAACTCCCATGTTCCCCAATCTTCTCATGTTGCAGGACCTTCATGGAGTGTCTTCTCGGATGCTGCTTGGGACTCTGTCTCTGGGAACTGTGGAATGGGATGGCACTTTCGCGATAACATGTCTTCACCAGCAGGCAGCACTTCTTCAAAACGCCACTCAGTCTCCTCAGCCCTTGTAGCAGAGGCGTTGGCGTTAAAGGCCGCAATCACAGAAGCGGCCAACCGTGGCATTGACTCTCTTAGAGTTTTCTCTGACTCCAaaactctcatctctctcttggCCACCAAGAAGAATAACATTTGGATTCAAGGAACACTCTTCGATATTCACCATCTATCCAGTTCTTTTAGCTCTATCTCTTTTTGTTTCATCCCGCGTGTGGGAAATGCAATGGCTGATACTCTTGCTAAAGCAGCACTACGATCTTTAAATAACTCTCCGTTGGTGGATGAGTAA
- the LOC125604134 gene encoding uncharacterized protein LOC125604134 has product MLRSTYVMFDAEDFSIPDPLLFKKNIVTAIEKEGYRGRIRINGYFGPKITIPQDLLDQYLEAGIYSKIFEGDRVARMNMMLVELLFWAMSHYPAGTNVLIITKNQKILEEHKVRDIIEALAVRDFYFAIEHPDTFYPPAACAESSELFIPIATRKRTLDG; this is encoded by the exons ATGT TGCGCTCCACGTATGTTATGTTCGACGCGGAGGATTTCTCAATCCCTGATCCTCTTTTGTTTAAAAAGAATATCGTAACAGCTATTGAGAAAGAAGGTTATCGAGGTCGGATTAGAATCAACGGTTACTTTGGCCCAAAGATAACCATCCCCCAAGATTTGCTTGACCAATATTTGGAAGCCGGAATTTATTCCAAAATATTTGAAG GGGACAGAGTTGCTCGAATGAACATGATGTTAGTGGAGCTTCTTTTCTGGGCAATGAGCCATTATCCTGCAGGAACAAATGTGCTGATAAtcacaaaaaaccaaaaaatcctAGAAGAACACAAGGTCCGGGATATTATTGAAGCTTTGGCAGTGAGAGATTTCTATTTTGCCATTGAACATCCTGATACCTTCTATCCGCCAGCAGCATGCGCCGAAAGTTCTGAGCTATTTATTCCGATAGCTACCAGAAAGAGGACGCTTGATGGATGA